Proteins encoded in a region of the Populus nigra chromosome 3, ddPopNigr1.1, whole genome shotgun sequence genome:
- the LOC133688062 gene encoding protein SLOW GREEN 1, chloroplastic-like, which yields MESIAKPLNLSLNPHRPSFPNPIVSLSFKTPPPSSSPFKLSTSIRASSSSRITPFNQSLTTIIKTTSITLTAAAVLFFTRFNSKPAIASPVAASSSTADPTKESSKENVSFEEQERALQDHLAQNPSDVEALRSLMEVRIKSKKLQEAIEVVDRLIELEPNEDEWPLLKSQIYTYSGDFESAKDGFEAVLQNDPLRVEAYHGLVMANSESGGSLEVVLKRIESAMNKCKKEKKNSDLRDFKLLIAQVRVMEEKYFDALKVYEELVKEEPRDFRPYLCQGMIYTLLRKKDEAEKKFEQFKKLVPRNHPYREYLVESMFATNFFSEKVER from the coding sequence atggagtccATTGCTAAACCCCTTAATCTCTCTCTCAACCCCCACCGTCCATCATTTCCAAACCCCATCGTTTCGCTCTCCTTCAAAACCCCACCTCCCTCATCATCACCCTTCAAACTCTCCACCTCAATTAGAGCCTCATCCTCCTCCCGCATCACCCCATTCAATCAATCCctcaccaccatcatcaaaaCGACTTCCATCACTCTCACCGCCGCTGCCGTATTATTCTTCACGCGCTTCAACTCCAAACCCGCAATCGCCTCCCCGGTCGCCGCGTCTTCATCCACTGCAGACCCCACAAAAGAATCATCCAAAGAAAATGTTTCGTTTGAAGAACAAGAAAGAGCTCTTCAAGATCATCTGGCCCAAAACCCCAGTGATGTCGAAGCTTTACGGTCTCTCATGGAGGTGAGGATCAAATCAAAGAAACTTCAAGAGGCAATTGAAGTTGTTGACCGATTAATCGAGCTGGAACCAAATGAAGATGAATGGCCATTGTTGAAATCGCAAATTTACACTTACAGTGGAGATTTTGAGTCTGCTAAAGATGGGTTTGAAGCAGTTTTGCAAAACGACCCACTTCGGGTCGAGGCTTATCATGGTCTTGTAATGGCGAATTCGGAATCCGGTGGTTCGTTGGAAGTCGTGTTGAAAAGAATTGAGAGTGCAATGAATAAAtgtaagaaagaaaagaagaactcGGATTTGAGGGATTTTAAGTTATTGATTGCGCAAGTTAGAGTAATGGAGGAGAAGTATTTTGATGCGTTGAAGGTTTATGAGGAGTTGGTGAAAGAGGAACCGAGGGATTTTAGGCCGTATTTGTGTCAAGGGATGATTTATACTTTATTGAGGAAGAAAGATGAAGCAGAAAAGAAGTTTGAGCAGTTTAAAAAGCTTGTTCCGAGGAATCATCCTTATAGGGAGTATTTGGTTGAAAGTATGTTTGCTACTAACTTCTTTTCGGAGAAGGTAGAGAGATAG